cttcgtgctcTGCGACTGGACTTCACACAGAAACGGTGGCCATAACATTACaccagttaaaaaaattgcattaacaGAAAAGCATCGCACCGCAAGACAACGTTTCGCTAGAGAGTTTAAAGATTTCGATTTTTCAAACACCATATTTTCTAGCCTTAGAATTTATGGCGAGCAAATAATACAAGGTATGCCTCTCAAAATGTAACTTCAAATACCCAGTCGGGCAGAATAACAGTAAATATGTCGGATTGGATGAGTTCCGCGGGACCCGGGCGATCTAATGGCTACGTATACCGAAAGATTTTACAGGACGTAATGTAACCACCAACAGTGCGCATGGTGTATCCCGTCGAAGACTGTCTTCGAATTAACTTCATACACGATAATTGGCCGATACACCGTGCGCGCGTGGTCAGGGACTGGTTTGAGTCCCATAGCGAATTTCAAACGATTTCGTGGCCATCAAAGTCGCCGGATCTCAACCCGATTGAAAATTTGTGGACGCTCATGGTCCAAATGGGACAGTAGAAATAAGCGCCGCAAAGAAGAGCTAATAGCCCACTGTGAAAAAAATTGGGAATTATTTAGAAGATCAGACTTATGTCAAAAAAATAGTCCTCTCTATGCATATAGATGCGATGCCGTCATAGCTGCGAATGGTGGAccgacaaaatattataaacatacgTATAGTACGTATATTTGCTGTAAGTTTTccatgatataaataaataaataacataagaatcgtatgtttctaatatttatacacTCAGCGTCACAAAAATCGCACCTCTCTGAGTTTGCGCGAAAAATGGCTGTAATGACTAGaaactaattatatttaaaaggttGTCAAAATGccgacattcgtgctattttaaCGTTTTCCTTCGTTAAAGGCAAATCCGCTAGAGAAACGTTCCGTGAGATTAATGGTGTTTTGGGGGATGGTACTCTATCACTTCGAACCGCGGAGGAATGGTTTCGACGATTCAGAGCCGGTGAAAACGACACCATGGATAAGCCAGCCGGCGGAAGACCTGTGACGACAAATACCGATCAAATCATGGACTACATCAAGTTAGACCGGCATGTGGCATCTCGTGACATCGCCCAGGAGATGGGAGTTAGTCACCAAACCATTTTAAACCATCTGCAGAAGGCTGGATACAAAAAAAAGCTTGATGTTTGGGTACCGCATGATTTGACGCAAAAAAATCTTCTGGACCGAATCAACGCCTGCGATATGCTGCTGAAACGGAACGAACTCGACCCATTCTTGAAGCTGATGGTGACTGGCGACGAAAAATGGATCACATACGACAATATCAAGCGAAAACGGTCGTGGTCGAAGGCCGGTGAATCGTCCCAAACAGTGGCCAAGCCGGGATTGACGGCCAGGAAGATTTTGCTGTGTGTTTGGTGGGATTGGAAGGGAATCATCCACTATGAGCTGCTCCCATATGGCCAGACGCTTAATTCTACCATCTACTGCGAACAACTGGACCGCTTGAAGCAGGCGATCGACCAGAAGCGTCCAGAATTGGCCAACAGGAAGGGTGTAGTTTTCCACCAGGACAACGCCAGACCACACACTTCGTTGATGACTCGTCAGAAGCTACGGGAGCTCGGATGGAAGGTTTTATCACATCCACCATATAGCCCGGACATAGCGCCAAGTGATTACCACCTGTTCCTGTCCATGGCGAACACCCTTGGTGGTGTAAAGTTGAACTCAAAAGAGGTTTGTGAAAAGTGGCTGTCCGAATTCTTCGCAAATAAGGAGGGGGGCTTCTACGAGGGAGGTATTATGAAGTTGCCGTCTAGATGGAAACAGATTATCGAACAAAACGGCGCATATTTGAACTAAATCCGATCACTGTAACACTTTTTATAAAGCATTGAATAAAGAGCAAAAAATCGGAAGGGAGATATTTGACAacctattaataataatattataactatatttcataAGTTGGACGACTGGACTTCACACAGAAACAGTGGCCATAACATTACaccagttaaaaaaattgcattaacaGAAGAGCATCGCACCGCAAGACTACGTTTCGCTAGAGAGTTTAGAGATTTCGATTTTTCAAACACCATATTTTCTAGCCTTAGAATTTAGAGCAAATAATACAAGGTATGTCCCTCAAAATGTAACTTCAAATACCCAGTCGGGCAGAATAACAGTAAATATGACGGATTGGATGAGTTCCGCGGGACCCGggaagataatttttatacccGGGCGATGAAGTGGCCCCCTATACTGACAGATTTTAGAGGACGTAATGTTACCAACAGTGCGCACGGTGTATCCCGTCGAAGACTGTCTTCGAATTAACTTCATACACGATAATTGGCCGATACACCATGAGCGCGTGGTCAGGGACTGGTTTGAGTCCCATAGCGAATTTCAAACGATTTCGTGGCCATCAAAGTCGCCGGATCTCAACCCGATTGAAAATTTGTGGACGCTCATGGTCCAAATGGGACAGTAGAAATGAGCGCCGCAAAGAAGAGCTAATAGCCCACTGTGAAAAAATTTGGGAATTATTTAGAAGATCAGACTTATGTCAAAAAATAGTTCTCTCTATGCAAGATAGATGCGATGCCGTCATAACTGCGAATGGTGGACCgacaaaatgttataaacataCGTATAGTACGTATACATATAAGTTTtccatgttataaataaataaataacatacgaATCGtatgtttctaatatttatacacTCAGCGTCACGAAAATCGCACCTCTCTGAGTTTGCAACGAACGAGTTAGAaacgaattatatttatataaatattagtatgttTGAAATGGGTATTTGAATagctttacattattaataaaaaaatcatgaaatcatttatcattatagagcgtcaaaaaaaaaaacactgtcaAATGCTCGTTAGTAAGGACGCTAGTTACACCACCTAAAAAGGGTATAAAAGGGTCGATCTGGATGAAATATGGGTCTGTCGTAATTTAGACTTTGCAGTGAACACACGTGAACAAGTAACCCAAGTAAGAACAAGTAAAGATGGACACAAGCTCTGAAGAAGCCGCTCAAGTGATTGCCCTATTGCAGTCGTGACGTTGCTCGACAGTTGAACCTGTCCCGTTTTTCAGTTTGACGGttgttccaacgttttcggcAGAATGGTGGTTATGTTATAAAACCGGGATCTGGAAGAAAACGGTGCACATCAGAAAGAGATGACAACTTGTTGCAACAACAGCTTCGATCAACTCGGAGAACATCTGTTAGTGTTTCTACGATATAAAAGGTTACACGAAAAGAGTTTAACAGCCCATAGACCTGCTAAAGGTCCAAAATTTACTGCACAGCATCGCAGAGATCGCCTAGAGTTTGCTCGCAATCATTGCGAGTGGTCTCTAGAACTAGGTCCATGGCACATGCTCTGACGGCGCAGCGGTTCACATCTTATGAGAATACCAAAAATTGGGTTGATTCGTGGATAGCCTCAAAAGACAAGGACTTCTTCAGACGTGGGATTCGAATGCTGCCTGAGAGATGGGAAAAATTGGTTGCTAGTGATgggcaatattttaaataaattcatattaccgttcttctataataaaaatttaatttgtgttaaaaaacGGCGGAAACTTATTTGTACTCCTAATACGTCTGAGTATAACCaaagattttttcaattaaagatCAGCCTTAATGCAAAAAACAACCAAGATGGACTAAATCAAAGGCTAGAGAAaggtaatttaaagttaagacTAAACAACTAAAATCCAGACTAGACATAGCAAAAagtaattcaatatttgataaaaagtaaacaaaatgataaatcCGGGATTGCCTCACttgtaattttgattaaaactaGCATTGTTTTCAACGCAACCCAAATATGCCTTACAAAATACCatgctttttaatcttaacaaaatttttttttttacttaagtcCTGATATTAATCAGCATTatgaaaacatatatatttttcacattataatttctttcaaATCTTAAACCAAAATACTGACTGGAGACAGTCACTCTACTTCTACTTGAAGTGCCACACCGACTTACAAAGATAACGGTCAGTTCTCTGTATTTGTCTCTTGCAAGACACCCTTATTGTAGAATTAATATACAAACTACACTATAGTTTCACTATTACTGTTACTCTTAATGCAGTTAAACATTTGTTttcagtaaaaataatacccatttaatgtttttaattttacaccatatcatataaatgtaatttcaaataatgcGAATATCCTGAGGAAATTTAGAACCTCTATGCCAAATAATGGCATTGATTAAACAAACCATAATCTCATAGCGAGTGgcagaaaagaaaaacatgttttttttaaatggaagaATGCAAACAAGCAAACTACCACCTTATTCGCTAATATAGCGAAGTAAACACTGCCAATCAACTTTagcaacaatttaaaaagttgcAGGTTCGTTAACAATCATAGGCTGCACAAGGAAGAAACCAACAGTACAAAACAGAAAAAAGACAAATCAAAAATCCAAGATGGCTGCCGCCACAAAATGGTGTCTACAAAGTGATTTTTCCTTAAGTCTGGAGAGTTCAGACAATCGTGACTTCGAAatccatataaaaaaatggtctTTCTGTGTCACATTGTGCATGAATTCCACTCTTTAAAAACGAGACTTGACAGCACCAATAACTTTTATCAAAAGACAACACGACAAAGGTAAATTTTGTGCGCTAGCTCTGACCAGTACATTAATGAAAACAGcaagaaaaaacaataatagacGCCTTCTACGTCTGGAAGAATAACGTGAACAATACCAAAAGTACCAATGTGTAAagataaagtatatttaacagtaagtaaaaagtaaataacagaTTTTATTCGGACAAGTTCAACAACAAGTTGCAAAATGTCGAATGACAATGATGAGTGAATGACCAAAGAGTATATATGACAAATTGACAGAGAGACGGGCAAAGAGTATTTTAAAGACAGAAATTGTACGATTTTGAGTCTTGAGTTAAAATGACAATGACCAAAAATATTCGTTTCGCGaagttcaataaaatttgttgataGAAAGGGAACAAAATGACAGCCTTAGATCGCTACTTTCAGCATCTAAAATAGCGAAAGTCAATAGACACAAATCCTGAATCTTTTAGCCAGTCCATTTATCGAGATCAGTAGCAATGTTCCAAAATAGACCAAAAGTGAGTGTGACTAAAACGTTTAACATCGATTTTTGGCACACtttctacaaaattaaaacaaaattggtTTCCTCAACGGGAATGTAGAACCAGTTGTGACTTGTAGAAGCCCTTTGATAATctgaagtatttttataaaacgcttaaaaataattacaaaaaatataaatcaaattgacCAACAACTTACGACACaatctttagtttttaatatggcAATCATTGATAAGAGGTTGCTCAGATTGTCATAGTGTTGCCAGTGCTACGGCAATCACCGTGTTTTACGGCTTTCAGGccaacaaataacaaaatctaCGGCTTACGGCCGTAACCGTATGACTAGCAAATTCTACAGCTTTACGAAAATATACAGTAattaaatgtcttttttttggaaatagaATAAAGTGGATATTAAAATAGCttttgaattataaagaagaaaaatagtCATTGATTAACATTGATTTGTACTAGGAAAAATGAAGTTTATCTAAAATGTTAAGGCCTAAAaggttatgattttttataaaagaaagacaGAGAATTATCCAACAATTCAATAATGTTACGAACACTAGAACAACTCCATTTGGCGAATGTTGAATTAGtttccttttttcttttactagtGTTACGGCccaatttacatacaaatacgGATTTTTTAAAGGATGTTTGCGGccgggtaaaatttttattggcAACACtaattgtcatttaaaaaaatactaacgtcctatttattattgtttacgttcacttatcatttaaattaaaaacaaattaaacttaaaaatacttgCAAGAAGAGTTCCTCTAAATTAATTGAACTTCAATTTACATTATCAATtagatataaatgtattttattaaatgtaaatcgtGATGTTATTAGATTTATGTTACAGTGTCTGAAAAACTTTGAAATGTTACCTGTTCTTATGTATAATATGGAAGGATCTTCTAATTTGAACAGCGGTGGTAACAACTTTTGTAGTGTTTACGATGAGAATATTATTCTAAATAGTGTTAGAAATCGGAAAAAGGTATCGGAACAAGCAAATTGCCCTGTATGTAGTTGTACAATAAGAAATGGAGAATTGGAGTCACATCTTGCTCTAGAAGTAGAAAGATTACAAAAACTATCGAGTGGTGGATCTAAACGGAAACTTAGTTCTAACAGTCCTACTAATTCGAATCTAGCAGTTGCTAGTTCAAGTAATACTGAAGTTCAAAATGAAGATATTGATGTAACTGGTTGTTTGGGAAGTGATGTTTATCAAGTgagtatttctttttaacgATGTCTTCATAAGTCTGTATATTCCATTTTACTTAACCAATACCTAAAGCTGTTAACTTAACTAGTAAATAGTAACAcctatttgtattataattaaaacaaaaaataaactgcCAGTGGCTTCCTTCCTAACTTCCAACCATCTACAGCATAAATATCTTGTTTATCCATAAGCCAGACAGCGAATTGAGATTTTTTTGActtatattactaaaaaacttgagaggtgtgttgggacacccggatggaacgaagttcctttcaattaattagtgaaggaaccaatgtttattctatgaataaaaaacttaagtcttcacaagaagtacattttatttctatgaattttcgttatatattgtcacgtcgttgccatggtgaagtagcgctcattcgttgttaacatacttactatagcaaaaagtgtcgtgacaacttttcgtaagaattttttccgtctagccccctttcacaacgcgcgataaggaacttcattccaataaaaacaaaaaataaactgcCAGTGACTTCCTTCTTAGCTTCCAACCATCTACAGTTCTACAGCATAAATATCTTGTGTATCCATAAGCCAGAGAGCAAATTGAGATTTTTTGActtatattactaaaataaaaaaccaaaaaactGTTACCTTTATCTAGGGAAATAATGCAAATAGAATTATACATCATTTGTCAAAATCTATTTAACTATATGATTTGGATACAAGTCAGTGGAAttgacatacatacaaacccacaTATGCCCTTAAAACAGGGTATATGGGTTTCAGGATTGCTGGGATTCTTTGGAGAGTTGCGTTGGCTGGAGTGAATCAGGATCCGGATCCTGCTCACATGCAAAATACTTTACAACTAAAGGGCATAGGCCATTAAAACAAgccttataaaaattttaaccaaCTAAATCAAATTACATAGAAAACTACACATCTTTATAGTCTGACCAGGAATATAAAGTACCTCACTATATCATGTAAAAATTCTTAACTTATCAAGAGATGTAATAAAAGTTGATTAGGACACTATCAtaacaagttttatatatacctAATCGGTCtatagataatttattttgagtaatatattttttgtataaattccAGAGGGTACATACAAATCGTTTAAGAAGACTACGTGCTAGACGTCGCTCGACACCACCTCCACAAACTGGAGAGTGTCCTGTCTGTAATGCCGTGTTACCTGTGTCCAGACTGCAACGACATGCATTACGATGTCTCAAGAGAACTGGTGCTGAAATGGATGATGATGTACCAGATACCAGTTCAGAAGAAGGCAGTATTGATGTTGAGgtaaataatctatatatataaaagaaagtcgtgttacactatttataactcaagaacggctgaatcgatttgactgaaaattggtgggcaggtagcttagaaccaggaaacgaacataggataatttttaccccgttttctattttttattccgcgcggacggagtcgcgggtaaaagcttgtctttatatataagtgtccacataagtaaaataagtGTTCATGATTCATgctgaaatttaattttaactataattacTGGGTGTTGTCAGAACGATGAGCCAACAGGGGGCTTCGGGGCTGAGTACCAGTGGTGCGGCGAGTGGCGGGTTAGGGCTGCAGCACTGCAGGCCGCCGAGGGCAGAGTCGCCACTGCTGTGCGAAGAGTCTCCAATGATCAAGCATTGGTATGGTATTAGTAcactttacattaaaatacttgCTTATATCTCACTttgatttaacaaaaatattccttTCCTTTAGTTTTATAccttaaattaacaaaagcagacttatatagttattttttaagattattttatataatgagATGAATAAATTGCAATCGGTCActtaaattcgccgaaatagcgacgCGAACGGTGCTtatagacatccgcatttgtaaatgcgttgcctaataATTAAGGGAGCTCAGATAAGAGTATATTTCTCCTTTCTTCTcatcttttaattataagaataGCTTGGGaagggaagaggactaaaattagtccacCGGCAGCACACTAATCAGACTGTAGGTAGAATTACTTCAACTTGaggtctgtcttctgtgaggtcgtggtatttcactgagtgaGGACAATCTCCGTGACACAGTGATCAGACTGTAGGTAGAATTACTTCAACTTGAggtctgtcttctgtaaggtcgtggtatttcactgagtgaGGACAATCTCCGTGACACAGTGATCAGACTGTAGGTAGAATTACTTCAACTTGAggtctgtcttctgtaaggtcgtggtatttcactgagtgaGGACAATCTCCGTGACACAGTGATCAGACTGTAGGTAGAATTACTTCAACTTGAggtctgtcttctgtaaggtcgtggtatttcactgagtgaGGACAATCTCCGTGACACAGTGATCAGACTGTAGGTAGAATTACTTCAACTTGaggtctgtcttctgtgaggtcgtggtatttcactgagtgaGGACAATCTCCGTGACACAGTGATCAGACTGTAGGTAGAATTACTTCAACTTGAggtctgtcttctgtaaggtcgtggtatttcactgagtgaGGACAATCTCCGTGACACAGTGATCAGACTGTAGGTAGAATTACTTCAACTTGAggtctgtcttctgtaaggtcgtggtatttcactgagtgaGGACAATCTCCGTGACACAGTGATCAGACTGTAGGTAGAATTACTTCAACTTGaggtctgtcttctgtgaggtcgtggtatttcactgagtgaGGACAATCTCCGTGACACAGTGATCAGACTGTAGGTAGAATTACTTCAACTTGAggtctgtcttctgtaaggtcgtggtatttcactgagtgaGGACAATCTCCGTGACACAGTGATCAGACTGTAGGTAGAATTACTTCAACTTGaggtctgtcttctgtgaggtcgtggtatttcactgagtgaGGACAATCTCCGTGACACAGTGATCAGACTGTAGGTAGAATTACTTCAACTTGAggtctgtcttctgtaaggtcgtggtatttcactgagtgaGGACAATCTCCGTGACACAGTGATCAGACTGTAGGTAGAATTACTTCAACTTGaggtctgtcttctgtgaggtcgtggtatttcactgagtgaGGACAATTcctgcaacagatgttgttgctggtggttacaactataaaattatattaaagaaggCTAATTCTCTGTTTCAGGTAGTAGACGGTGATGAAGATACAGAGTTGTATGGACCACCGCAGTATTCACCATCCAGGATAGCACCAGATGTAAGTATTGATACGAAATGAAtatcttaatcttactaatattataaatgcgaatgtttaaatgtatgtttgttacaagatatctccggaatgtctcaacagatcttgatgaaatttgtcacagatgtagaacatagtctggaagaacatgtaggctacttattaagtttttaatttattctatgcggacgcagtcgcgggcaacagctagtattgataaaaaattctactaatttcatatttattcattggaaatataatttcgtaaaaattttaagatagCTCACTATAACGTCCCCATTAAGGGTCTCAGattctaccctaagttagagatgactatgtcatagtcaaccacagtcaagtgcgggttgacttcacacatatcattgaatttcttctcagatatgtgcaggtttcatcacgatgttttccttcaccgtaagaacgtcggataaatgtacatatgtaaatcgaaaatcatattggtacatggcgggattcgaaccgaAGACCTTTAGATTACAGATCAAATACTTAACTAATCTCTGAGCCACAGATGTTCCAAGATAAATAGCCTTTATAATAAGTAGCTGTCATCCGtaattctgtttaaaaaaaattaataaatagactatgttttcttccagactatgttctacatctgtgacagatttaatcaagatctgttgagtcgttttggagatatctttaaacaaacatacatccaaccatccatacATTTCATTCGCatcttctatctatatatataaaagaaagtcgtgttagttacgctatttataactcaagaacggctgaatcgatttgactgaaaattggtggacaggtagcttagaaccaggaaaaggacataggataattttacccagttttctattttttattccgcgcggacggagtcgcgggtaaaagctagtttataatatcacTAAGATATATAATGTAGTTatctaaaagaaattatttaattgaaaagagtttgttaatgaaataagaggttaatttaaaagattttaatctaCCCTCGTAaagatttacttttacttatatttttgtcattggttaagttttttttttgttacattccAGGCAGATATACCTTTAGTTAGAGACGAACAGACAGAAGAAAGTAC
This genomic stretch from Papilio machaon chromosome 29, ilPapMach1.1, whole genome shotgun sequence harbors:
- the LOC106720228 gene encoding E3 ubiquitin-protein ligase RNF220, producing the protein MLQCLKNFEMLPVLMYNMEGSSNLNSGGNNFCSVYDENIILNSVRNRKKVSEQANCPVCSCTIRNGELESHLALEVERLQKLSSGGSKRKLSSNSPTNSNLAVASSSNTEVQNEDIDVTGCLGSDVYQRVHTNRLRRLRARRRSTPPPQTGECPVCNAVLPVSRLQRHALRCLKRTGAEMDDDVPDTSSEEGSIDVENDEPTGGFGAEYQWCGEWRVRAAALQAAEGRVATAVRRVSNDQALVVDGDEDTELYGPPQYSPSRIAPDADIPLVRDEQTEESTIDNQDEPIKRYETSKSNGIVEASAETRIQALKAKIKDLESRQNSASEAKCLICLGPHISPAVSIQCWHVHCEVCWLQSLKAKKICPQCNAITSTQHLRRIYM